The genomic interval TTCAATCTGGTTCGGAGTCATCCTTCTTGTAACTGGCATCGTTTCCTTCGTTGCGACACTGGTTTCTAAAACCGACAGCACTAGAAAGCTTGATGGATTCCTAGCGCCAGTAAAAACTCCTAGTTGGAAAACTGTTGGAGCCGGATTGATCCTTGGAATCGTTCAGTCAGCGACATCTGTACCTTTTTATGCAGGGCTTGGATATTTGAGCGTTGGCAATTTCAGTCCAGAAATTAGGTATGGCGGACTTGTGGTCTATGCGACCTTGGCTCTGAGTCTGCCGATTATCGTGGCAATTCTCGTTGGAATGGTTCGCAAATACCCTGAAAGTCCTGTTGGTAGGTTGTTTGAACTGATTGGTCAAAATAAAGAGAGAGTCACCAAATGGTCGGGCTATCTCGTGTCACTGGTTCTGTGCATAATGGGCATTACTTCGATCCTGTAACTAGCGCATGTACTCATGAGTCACTAGTAGCCAACTATTGATTCGAAGGTCAGCTTCCCTCGAGGAAATTCCTTTGTGGAAGTCTTGATACATGCTCGAGGATTCTTCGAGTGGCTGGAAATGCGGGTAATAGTCTTCATGCTTCACAGTTAAAAGAACTGGCGTCCCATAAGAGTCTTCGAGGCCTGGGAATTTGCTTGCCAAGAATCCTGGGATGCGAACCTTTTTCATCACATTGCGATAATTCAGATATGTCATGAGGTCAGAGTGTTCCACCTCAACCCAACCTCCATAATCGAGCTTCTTCTTACCTCCATCGATGGGGATTTCGATGTTTGATTTGATGAAATGACGCTTCGGTTTCGGGTTCAAAATTTGGCACACCGATGATCCTGTAGAAACTCGATGTCCGCGCGATTGAGCCTCTATAACGGGGTCGGGGAGCTTGAGGTTAAGTGCAGGTGCTCCGAAGTGTGCAACGCCGCAGTGTTCGCACTAGAAATGGCCAGGTTTCATGATTTCTCCTTAAATTTAGAGTGTGAGACACCCATAGGCTAGGAGAGAATGGGGGAGAGTGGCGCTTTGAGGTGCCTGCCGTTGTGGATAACCATTTTGAGGTACGCGTTACCTGTGGATAACTCTCTTTGACCTGGAAGATTGGAGAGATTTAGGGAAGGATTGGGCGTAACTCTAGTGTGATCAGCTTTTGAATAAGTGTTTGAATATCACCCTTGCGTTCGAAAGTGTGAGCGGGTAAGGTGGGTGATAACAACGCGGGGAATAGATCAACGGGAAAGGGGGAAGACACCATGAGCATCACCACACACGTCCAAGCACTCACCACAGCACTCAACGCCATCGACAACCATTTGGCCAGCATGCTTGACCATGGTGTCACCCCAGACCAATACAAGGCCATCGAGCCCGACCTCATCGCCCTAGAACACACCATCAACCACCACGCCACCATCGCCGCCCAAACCACCGCCCTCGCCGAACGCACCAATGCTGCGCAGTCGATTGGCTCCACCCACCTCATCGACTACCTCACCACCACCTTCGGCCTATCTAAAGCACGCGCCCACCACCGCATCAATCTCGCCCACTCCCTCTACCCCATACCGAAGCCAAACTCTGGATCTGGCAACGGCGGTAATGGTGGCAATCCCGACGGTGGTCCTGATGGTGGCGACTCGGGTGATGACGACTCCGGCGATGATGACCCCGACCCCGAACCGGACAAGCCTGAAGACGGCAAACCTGATAGTGATAAGCCCCGTAGGCCACGGATCAGCGCGGAAAAACACGCCATCATCACCGACGAACTCGCCCGCCTCAACCCGAATACCACACCCAGCGCCGAGGAACTGCGCAACCAAGCCCTGAGTCAGGCGATCTGGCGCACCCCAGAAGACCTCCGCACGTGGCTACGCCACCAGGTCACCACCGCGAACAAAAACAACCCCAACCCCATCACCGCCATGAAAAGGCGCTACCTCTCAGTAGGTAAACCCGATGCCGACAACATGGTCCGCATCAGCGGCCTCGTGCCCGCAGCCACCGCAGCACTGATCACCGCGAACACCGCACCGTTAACCAAACGCGGCAACCTCGTGGATCTACCAGCAGCAGAAGATATGCGCACCCGAGGGCAACGCCATGCGGACGCGTTGCATCACATCATGGAGATCTACAACCACGGTATTGTCACCCCAGCTCGTGGTGGAACAGCCAGCATCATCATCTCCATGACCACCGATGATCTTGACGAGATCAACCACGCCAACAGCAGTGGTGAAAGTCTGCTTAACAACCTGTACCCCACCAATACGGGTTACTCATTGAACTTGGCGGAGATCATGAACCTCATCGCTGCGAAATACGACTTCGCTGTGCTCCTCGATGGTGAGACGGGGCAGCCGTTGAACGTCAATCGGATGCAGCGCTCAGCGAACCTGACTCAACGCATCGCGTTGTTTGCTTCTGAGTTGGTGTGCTCGGCACCCAATTGTGATCGGCCGCAGTTAGAGTGCGAGGTTCATCATTTAGATCCCTGGATGAGAGGTGGGCTGACCAACCTGGTCAATCTCACGCATCAGTGCTTTAATCACCACCCACGCAACGATGATTCCAGGAGTGGGGTCAATGGTAAAGGGTTTATGGACCGCGATCCTGCTACTGGAAGAGTGGGGCACTACCCAGTGGGTGGTGAGGGGCCGGTGTTTAACCGGTCGGCTGCTGCTGATCGTTCCGGTGGTGCGTGGGCGAGGCGTAAGCATCATGGCCCGCCACCCACACCGCCGGACCCGCCGGATCCGCCTGGTCCTGAGCCGGATCCTGGTGATGAGGGCAGATTGTTCTAGCTCTTGTTATTGCTGAGTTGTTGTCATGTTGCTGTGCCTGTTGTCAGTCGCCCCAGTGTGTCTAATACCGGGCACACCCATGCCTTGCATCAACATACCGACAAGCCAGCACACCCCGAACTGGCCAGCCGGGCCCGGGCCACCTGGAACCTGACGTCGACAAGCAAAAATCCCAAGCAGCCCAAGCCACCAAAGCCGCCCAGTTAATTACTCAGCTACCAGCGACTCCAGCACGAAATCAGGGTGCTCCTTCTCGATGAAGGATAGGCGCCACTTGTCGCTGAACAGTGCAATCAGTTCGCCGTCGGTGCGGGTGAAGATTTCCACGCCGCGCTGCTTCGCCAGTTCCGGTGCGGTTTCGGCGGTGGTGCGGCGGGCGACGGAGTATGGAATCGGATCGGCGACGGTTTCGACGTTGTATTCGACTTCCATGCGGGCTTGCATCACTTCGAACTGCATTGGGCCGACAGCGGCCATGACTGGGTTGGCGTCGCCACGCAGGTCGTTCTTGAGGATCTGGACGACACCTTCGGAGTCCAGCTGCTCGAGGGCTTTGCGGAACTGTTTGTATTTGCCGAGTGATTTGGCGCGCAGGATGCGGAAGTGTTCTGGCGCGAATTTTGGCATTGGTGGGTATTGGATTTTTCGGCCTTCGAAGATGGTGTCGCCTGGTGCGAGGGCGCCGGCGTTGACGAGGCCGACGATGTCGCCGGGGAAGGCGGTTTCGACGGTAGAGCGGGTGCGGCCGAAGACGGTGAGGGCGTATTTGGTGGAGAAGCTGCGGCCGGATTGGGAGTGGGTGACTTGCATGCCGCGGTCGAATTCGCCGGAGACGACGCGCATGAAGGCGAGGGTATCGCGGTGGTTTTTGTCCATGCCGGCTTGGACTTTGAAGACGACGCCGGAGAAGTCGTCGGTGGTGTCGCGGTGGTCGTCCATTGCGGAGGTGGCGGCTTCGAGGGCTTTGGGGTCTGCGTCGCGGCCGGCGGGGGATGGTGCGAGTTGGCAGAGGGTGTCCAGGATTTGGTGGACGCCGAAGTTGAGCATCGCGGAGGCGAAGATCAGTGGGGAGGTGGTGCAGTTGAGGAAGAGTTCCTGGTCGTGGACGGCGCCGTCGGCTGCGAGGAGTTCTGCTTCTTCGGTGGCGTTTTCCCAGACGTCGCCTTCGCGTTCGATGGCTTCTTCTGGGGTGTAGAAGTCTTCGGGGGCAATGGTGGAGCCGCCGGCGGTGCGGGTGAAGTGGATGTATTCTTCG from Corynebacterium glutamicum ATCC 13032 carries:
- a CDS encoding HNH endonuclease signature motif containing protein — protein: MSITTHVQALTTALNAIDNHLASMLDHGVTPDQYKAIEPDLIALEHTINHHATIAAQTTALAERTNAAQSIGSTHLIDYLTTTFGLSKARAHHRINLAHSLYPIPKPNSGSGNGGNGGNPDGGPDGGDSGDDDSGDDDPDPEPDKPEDGKPDSDKPRRPRISAEKHAIITDELARLNPNTTPSAEELRNQALSQAIWRTPEDLRTWLRHQVTTANKNNPNPITAMKRRYLSVGKPDADNMVRISGLVPAATAALITANTAPLTKRGNLVDLPAAEDMRTRGQRHADALHHIMEIYNHGIVTPARGGTASIIISMTTDDLDEINHANSSGESLLNNLYPTNTGYSLNLAEIMNLIAAKYDFAVLLDGETGQPLNVNRMQRSANLTQRIALFASELVCSAPNCDRPQLECEVHHLDPWMRGGLTNLVNLTHQCFNHHPRNDDSRSGVNGKGFMDRDPATGRVGHYPVGGEGPVFNRSAAADRSGGAWARRKHHGPPPTPPDPPDPPGPEPDPGDEGRLF
- a CDS encoding peptide chain release factor 3, whose protein sequence is MSNANPDTTAAEAHRRRTFAVIAHPDAGKSTLTEALALHAHIISEAGATHGKAGRKATVSDWMEMEKDRGISIASSALQFEYAPEGHAGEPFMINLVDTPGHADFSEDTYRVLMAVDAAVMLIDAAKGLEPQTLQLFRVCKARGLPIITVINKWDRVGRTPLELVDEIVKEIELQPTPLFWPVGEAGDFRGLARINNDGEVEEYIHFTRTAGGSTIAPEDFYTPEEAIEREGDVWENATEEAELLAADGAVHDQELFLNCTTSPLIFASAMLNFGVHQILDTLCQLAPSPAGRDADPKALEAATSAMDDHRDTTDDFSGVVFKVQAGMDKNHRDTLAFMRVVSGEFDRGMQVTHSQSGRSFSTKYALTVFGRTRSTVETAFPGDIVGLVNAGALAPGDTIFEGRKIQYPPMPKFAPEHFRILRAKSLGKYKQFRKALEQLDSEGVVQILKNDLRGDANPVMAAVGPMQFEVMQARMEVEYNVETVADPIPYSVARRTTAETAPELAKQRGVEIFTRTDGELIALFSDKWRLSFIEKEHPDFVLESLVAE